The Branchiostoma floridae strain S238N-H82 chromosome 7, Bfl_VNyyK, whole genome shotgun sequence region gagagcccctacatgtgtgaggagtgcaataGGAAGTTCAGTAGGCAGGATCTACTAAAGATACACATGCGGTCTCACACGGGGGAGacaccctacaggtgtgaggaatgcagtaagcagttcagtcagctgggtcatttAAAGACACATATGCTGAcccatacaggggaaaaaccctacaggtgtgaggaatgcagcaagcagttcagtcagctgggtcatctaaagatacacatgcggactcacacaggggagaaaccctacaggtgtgaggagtgcagcaggcagttcagtgagctgggtattCTAAAATCTCACATGaagacccacacaggagaaaagccaTACAgttgtgaagagtgcagcaagcagttcagtcagctgggtagtCTAAAGAAACATATGCGggctcacacaggggagaaaccctacaagtgtgaggagtgtagcaggcagttcagtgaacAGGCGAATCTCAAGAggcacatacggactcacacaggggagaaaccctacaagtgtgaggattGCAGTAAGCAGTTCCGTCAGCTGGGCCATCTAAAGGGACActtgcggactcatacaggggagaaaccctacaagtgtgaggagtgcagaaggcagttcagtgagctgggtcatctaaagagacacatgcggactcacacagggtaTAAATCTTAGGAGCGTTAGGAGTGCAGCACACAGTTCAGTAAGCTAGGTCGACTGAAAAGGCATATGCAAACTCACACCACAGAAACCGTATTAAGAGTACAGAAGGCAGTTCTGTAGGCTGGATCGGCTTGTAAAAGACACAGATGGATTTTATGGACTTACGGGAGTGTGAGGGGCACAGAAGGCAGACCAGTAAGCCAGGTGGACGGAAGAGGACTATGCAAACCCACAccagagaaaccttacaggtatTAAGAGTACAGTAGGCAGTTCTGTTGGCTGGATTGGCTTATAAAAGACACAGATGAATGTTATTGACTTGCGAGAGTTTTAAGAACGCAGAAGGAATTTCAGATAGCCAGATTGCTGAACTCGGTGCATGTGTAATGAAGCTTGCAGATACAGAAGTGAATCAGATGGTGCAGTTAGCTTTTGATCCTAAAGACAACTACTGACATTACATGTCCGTAAAGTCAATTTAGTCCGTGTTGTGGAGCCAACATATTTTTCAAAACCTTGATAGGTTCTTGTAACCATCGCATGAATAACTTTCTTCACTTTGCTCACTCGGTAGTATATTTGGGGATAATATGTTAGTAACTGACCATAGTTTGTGACACCGTTATCTGTTAAGACCGAAGAAAACTGGCATTTTAACTGAGTCACTAAGCTCATATCATATGATTTATAATTAGAGAGTGGTTTAAGACTAGAGAAAAATAATTTAGCAAATATATTGTGAACAAGGAGGAGCACTAGTTGCTGGTTTGAATTACTAGTAGTCTGGTAATAACTAGGAAAAAACTTTCAATTTGGTGTAGCAACCAATGATCGATAAAAATGCACTCACTGTACATATAGAACTCAATTGTCACTCATCTTTCATAGCGGGATTTAAACCTGTAGTTAGAGCCCTAATTCTCACTCCAAAAATCCACATAGCTATACAGAGTGTTTAGTTTCTTCTGCTGTATTGGCGTAGTGATCTAGATTGTTGAAGTGTAACAAGTCGTTTTCttcaataaagttgtttgaTGGTAAACTGTTTCcaagcctgactaaaatc contains the following coding sequences:
- the LOC118419849 gene encoding zinc finger protein 239-like, whose translation is MASTSNVQSLDDINFKRKEEHDSSVQPSTSRQEKLYRCEECSKQFSKLHDLKRHIRTHTGEKPYRCEECSRMFSELSRLNRHMRTHTGESPYMCEECNRKFSRQDLLKIHMRSHTGETPYRCEECSKQFSQLGHLKTHMLTHTGEKPYRCEECSKQFSQLGHLKIHMRTHTGEKPYRCEECSRQFSELGILKSHMKTHTGEKPYSCEECSKQFSQLGSLKKHMRAHTGEKPYKCEECSRQFSEQANLKRHIRTHTGEKPYKCEDCSKQFRQLGHLKGHLRTHTGEKPYKCEECRRQFSELGHLKRHMRTHTGYKS